In Festucalex cinctus isolate MCC-2025b chromosome 21, RoL_Fcin_1.0, whole genome shotgun sequence, one genomic interval encodes:
- the gja10b gene encoding gap junction alpha-10 protein, translated as MGDWNLLGSILEEVHIHSTIVGKIWLTILFVFRMLVLGVAAEDVWDDEQSEFVCNTEQPGCKNVCYDQAFPISLIRYWVLQIIFVSSPSLVYMGHALYHPVLDHKRIEHELRKLDEQKVRKAPLQGSLLRTYVFHILTRSVLEVVFIIGQCALYGIGLSPLYKCERLPCPNSVDCFVSRPTEKTIFMVFMLVISGVSLFLNLLEIFHLGVKKIKHSLYGYKYGDVDSVCRSKKNSMVQQVCILPNSSPQRLMQLPQTFASVLSATHEENQLLSLTSLAPLIQMPNIGNQPKQADIQSLRHLRAIVRRHTLDVGMQSSYSDDSDAPHNSGMLQYTGSRPTLLASHTETPTAQSNKQRDLGVYKELGDTSDSPGSEHFPTARKSSFMSRGVSDGRQGSPADSSLCSMNGMGAECPNFNKEENLVVTPPPPTSGRRMSMSMLLELSSIMKK; from the exons ATGGGGGATTGGAATTTGTTAGGAAGCATTTTAGAAGAGGTCCATATTCACTCCACCATTGTGGGGAAGATTTGGCTGACCATCCTCTTTGTTTTCCGCATGCTTGTGCTTGGTGTTGCAGCGGAGGATGTCTGGGATGACGAACAGAGTGAGTTTGTCTGCAACACAGAGCAACCTGGGTGCAAAAATGTTTGCTACGACCAGGCTTTCCCCATCTCCCTAATCCGTTATTGGGTTCTTCAGATCATATTTGTCTCCTCTCCCTCGTTGGTCTATATGGGCCATGCATTGTACC ATCCTGTTCTCGACCATAAGCGAATAGAGCATGAGCTCAGAAAACTAGATGAGCAAAAAGTAAGGAAAGCTCCTCTTCAGGGCTCTCTATTGCGAACATATGTTTTCCATATCTTGACAAGATCTGTATTGGAAGTGGTTTTTATTATAGGTCAGTGTGCTCTCTATGGCATTGGGCTATCTCCTCTGTACAAATGTGAGCGGTTACCTTGCCCCAACAGCGTAGATTGTTTTGTGTCACGACCAACAGAGAAGACCATTTTCATGGTGTTCATGCTGGTTATATCTGGAGTTTCTTTATTCCTCAACCTTCTTGAGATCTTCCATCTAGGGGTGAAGAAAATCAAACACAGTTTGTATGGTTATAAATATGGAGACGTTGATAGTGTGTGCAGGTCAAAGAAAAACTCCATGGTGCAGCAGGTCTGCATACTTCCGAATTCCTCCCCACAAAGACTGATGCAACTTCCACAAACGTTTGCCTCAGTTTTGTCCGCCACGCATGAAGAAAATCAGCTATTGAGTCTGACCTCCCTAGCTCCTCTTATACAGATGCCTAACATTGGCAACCAGCCAAAACAAGCAGACATCCAGAGTCTGCGACATCTCAGAGCTATAGTGCGGCGACACACTCTGGATGTTGGGATGCAGTCATCTTACAGCGATGATTCAGATGCACCCCATAACTCTGGAATGCTGCAGTACACCGGATCTCGACCTACATTATTGGCCAGCCACACGGAGACCCCTACAGCCCAGAGCAATAAACAGAGAGACCTGGGAGTGTATAAAGAACTCGGTGACACAAGTGATTCTCCAGGGAGTGAACACTTCCCGACAGCCCGGAAAAGCAGTTTCATGTCAAGAGGAGTGTCTGATGGAAGGCAGGGCAGTCCAGCAGACAGTAGTCTATGTTCTATGAACGGAATGGGTGCTGAGTGCCCAAACTTCAACAAAGAAGAGAATCTTGTGGTGACTCCACCACCTCCAACTAGTGGGAGGAGAATGTCCATG